The Acipenser ruthenus chromosome 25, fAciRut3.2 maternal haplotype, whole genome shotgun sequence genome has a window encoding:
- the LOC117964070 gene encoding caveolin-3-like — MEQQYPSNEKKIVRDSHTKEIDLINRDPKQINEDVIKVDFEDVIAEPDGTHSLDGVWKVSYTTFTVSKYWCYRVLSAIFGIPMALIWGFLFACISFCHVWAVVPCIKSYMIEIQCVSRIYSLCIQTFCDPFYEALGKVFSSIRVALRKEV, encoded by the exons ATGGAACAGCAGTATCCTAGCAACGAGAAGAAAATAGTGAGAGACAGCCACACCAAAGAGATTGACTTGATAAACAGAGACCCAAAGCAGATCAATGAAGATGTCATAAAG GTGGATTTTGAAGATGTTATTGCTGAGCCAGATGGCACCCACAGTCTGGATGGAGTGTGGAAAGTGAGTTACACCACCTTCACTGTCTCCAAGTACTGGTGCTACAGAGTGCTGTCTGCTATCTTCGGCATCCCCATGGCCCTGATTTGGGGATTCCTGTTTGCTTGCATCTCTTTCTGCCACGTCTGGGCTGTGGTGCCGTGTATTAAGAGCTACATGATTGAAATCCAGTGTGTCAGCAGGATCTACTCCCTCTGCATCCAAACCTTCTGCGACCCCTTCTACGAGGCCCTGGGCAAAGTCTTCAGCAGCATTCGTGTTGCTCTGCGCAAAGAGGTTTAA
- the LOC117413724 gene encoding caveolin-2-like produces MIKEDGIEEIKIDLGGEEQQNEDNSALPQNETIPLVENRDPKGVNAHLRVTFEDVIAEPQSIHSFDKVWLWSHALFEVSRLWFYRIISLILAVPVSLIAGILLAILSCLHIWCVMPCVRVFLINMPSIQTIWGSILDTAISPFFRSMGKCCSTINVHLSRD; encoded by the exons ATGATTAAGGAGGACGGTATAGAAGAAATTAAGATCGATCTTGGGGGAGAAGAGCAGCAGAATGAGGACAATTCTGCCCTCCCTCAAAATGAAACCATCCCATTGGTGGAGAACCGGGACCCCAAAGGAGTTAATGCACATTTGAGG GTGACTTTTGAAGATGTGATAGCCGAACCCCAGTCGATCCACAGCTTTGACAAGGTGTGGCTCTGGAGTCATGCCTTGTTTGAAGTCTCCAGACTCTGGTTCTACAGAATAATCTCCCTCATCCTCGCTGTTCCTGTTTCTTTAATCGCTGGAATTCTGTTAGCCATACTAAGCTGCCTTCACATTTG GTGTGTGATGCCATGTGTCAGAGTCTTCCTGATCAACATGCCTTCCATTCAGACAATCTGGGGATCAATTTTAGACACCGCCATCTCACCATTCTTCAGGAGTATGGGGAAATGTTGCAGTACCATCAATGTACACCTGTCTCGTGACTGA
- the LOC117413777 gene encoding isotocin receptor-like — protein MEGIPFTDPDLRSMNVSLENSSLENTTDAVNTTVNPLLRNEQVAKVEVAVLALVLLLALAGNLCVLLAVHTTKQKQSRMYFFMKHLSIADLVVAVFQVLPQLIWDITFRFYGSDFLCRTVKYLQVVGMFASTYMLVLMSIDRCLAVCQPLRSLHRRTDRLYVISSWVLSLMLSIPQVYIFSLKELGPGVYDCWGDFIQPWGAKAYVTWISITIYIIPVAILSVCYGLISFTIWQNLKLKTRKVQNVTLTSKTVLSRVSSVKLISKAKIRTVKMTFVIVLAYVVCWAPFFFVQMWSVWDPEAPREAAAFIIAMLLASLNSCCNPWIYMFFAGHLFQDMVQRFLCCSSNYLKSSQRSCDLNASRKSNSSMYMRSITQTSTT, from the exons ATGGAGGGCATTCCCTTTACAGATCCCGATCTGCGCTCCATGAACGTGTCCTTGGAAAACTCAAGCCTGGAAAACACCACAGACGCGGTGAACACCACCGTGAACCCGCTGCTGCGGAATGAACAGGTGGCCAAAGTCGAGGTGGCGGTGCTGGCCTTGGTGCTGCTGCTCGCATTGGCTGGCAACCTGTGTGTGCTCCTGGCCGTCCACACAACTAAACAAAAGCAGTCTCGCATGTACTTTTTCATGAAGCATCTCAGCATCGCGGATCTGGTGGTGGCTGTATTTCAAGTCCTACCGCAGCTCATCTGGGACATCACCTTTAGGTTTTATGGATCCGATTTTCTCTGCAGGACGGTGAAGTACCTGCAAGTGGTCGGGATGTTTGCATCCACCTATATGCTTGTTTTAATGTCCATAGACAGGTGTTTGGCGGTATGCCAGCCTTTGCGGTCTTTACACAGACGAACTGATCGTTTGTATGTGATTTCTTCTTGGGTCCTCAGTCTTATGTTGAGCATTCCTcaagtttatattttttcattgaagGAGTTGGGCCCCGGTGTTTATGACTGCTGGGGGGACTTCATTCAGCCATGGGGAGCCAAGGCGTATGTAACGTGGATCAGCATTACAATCTATATCATACCAGTGGCCATACTGAGCGTTTGCTACGGCTTGATCAGCTTTACAATCTGGCAAAACCTTAAGTTAAAAACCAGGAAAGTCCAAAATGTAACCCTCACGTCCAAGACCGTCCTTTCCCGAGTGAGCAGCGTGAAGCTTATCTCCAAAGCCAAAATCAGAACagttaaaatgacttttgttatAGTTTTGGCTTATGTTGTGTGCTGGGCTCCTTTTTTCTTCGTGCAGATGTGGTCTGTGTGGGACCCTGAAGCTCCGAGAGAAG CGGCAGCCTTCATCATCGCAATGCTGCTGGCGAGTCTGAACAGCTGTTGTAACCCTTGGATATACATGTTCTTCGCCGGGCACTTATTCCAAGACATGGTCCAGCGATTCCTGTGCTGCTCGAGCAACTACCTGAAATCCTCCCAGCGCAGCTGTGACCTCAACGCCAGCCGCAAGAGCAACTCCTCCATGTACATGAGAAGCATCACGCAGACCTCAACAACGTGA